CCCTCTTTTTTGGACATATTAAAAAACATACAGCCATTTGACTAATTACTATAAATATAGTGAGAATAACATCAAATGGGTAGGGCTAAAAAGTGTTTTATTTTCCTTTCAGCTTTTCTCCGGCTTTGCGCGCAACTGCTGCTTCAGGCACGCCTGTATCCTTAGCTATTCTTCGATATTCCTGTTGCCTTTTTTGATTGATTTCCGAGGCTATTGTCTGACCCTTTGAACCTTTCCCCTTAAGGTAGCCACTTGACTGTTCAGTAACAAGGCCCTCGCGTTTAGCACTTTTTAGGGATCTTGCAAAAAGCTTTGGTGCCAAACAAATAACAAAGGTTAACGTTAGGGCAATGGTCCAAGAATTTCTGAGTAATATTTTCATCGTTCCTCTCTCCTAATTGTTCAGAAAAGATCTGGGTTTTCCGAAATAAGAGTATCAATCTCTTTATCAAGTTTAACACGCACTTCATGATCAATCTTAAGGTTAAGATTAATCTCAATTGGCTTTTCGGGAGTTTCAATATGCACCCGGGGTTCGCACCC
The genomic region above belongs to Pseudomonadota bacterium and contains:
- a CDS encoding DUF1318 domain-containing protein, which gives rise to MKILLRNSWTIALTLTFVICLAPKLFARSLKSAKREGLVTEQSSGYLKGKGSKGQTIASEINQKRQQEYRRIAKDTGVPEAAVARKAGEKLKGK
- a CDS encoding YnbE family lipoprotein, producing the protein MIPKFGHSIIFTAFFALVLAGCEPRVHIETPEKPIEINLNLKIDHEVRVKLDKEIDTLISENPDLF